In Desulfatirhabdium butyrativorans DSM 18734, one genomic interval encodes:
- the lipA gene encoding lipoyl synthase, translated as MTRITPKPEWLRRRLPTGNTYESVRRMLRDQKLHTVCENACCPNQWECYSDQTATFLIMGPVCTRNCRFCAVHNGLPVPVDPEEPGHVAKAAHKLGLRHVVITSVTRDDLPDGGASWFVETIHAVREALPDAGIEVLIPDFQGNGEALNAVLEARPTVLNHNIETVERLYPLVRPMADYRRSLDLLEKAAGHPQGVLVKSGIMVGLGERDAELFDAIADLRSHGCTLLTIGQYLQPSKAHLPVERYVRPAHFDMYREKALKMGFSRVVSGPFVRSSYHAGILLNKGNQL; from the coding sequence ATGACCCGCATTACCCCCAAACCCGAATGGCTCAGGCGAAGGCTTCCCACGGGCAACACCTATGAAAGCGTCCGCCGCATGCTTCGAGATCAGAAGCTGCACACCGTATGCGAAAACGCCTGCTGCCCCAATCAGTGGGAATGCTATTCCGATCAGACGGCCACGTTTCTGATCATGGGGCCGGTGTGCACCCGGAATTGCCGCTTTTGCGCCGTTCACAATGGGCTGCCCGTACCCGTCGATCCGGAAGAACCCGGCCATGTCGCAAAAGCCGCCCACAAGCTGGGCCTCCGGCATGTCGTCATCACCTCCGTCACCCGGGACGATCTGCCCGACGGGGGCGCCTCGTGGTTCGTGGAAACGATCCATGCCGTTCGAGAGGCGCTTCCAGACGCAGGCATCGAGGTGCTCATACCGGATTTTCAGGGAAATGGCGAGGCTCTGAATGCGGTTCTGGAAGCCCGGCCGACGGTGCTGAACCACAACATCGAAACGGTCGAGCGGCTCTATCCGCTCGTCCGACCGATGGCCGATTATCGCCGCTCACTCGATCTTCTTGAAAAGGCGGCCGGCCATCCGCAAGGGGTGCTCGTCAAGAGCGGTATCATGGTCGGTCTCGGGGAACGGGATGCGGAACTCTTCGACGCCATTGCCGATCTCCGGTCTCATGGCTGCACCCTGCTGACCATCGGTCAATACCTGCAGCCATCGAAGGCGCATCTTCCGGTCGAACGATACGTCCGGCCCGCGCATTTCGATATGTACCGGGAAAAAGCGCTGAAAATGGGGTTTTCCCGGGTGGTCAGCGGTCCATTCGTTCGAAGTTCCTACCATGCCGGTATCCTGTTGAACAAAGGAAACCAGCTCTGA
- the lipB gene encoding lipoyl(octanoyl) transferase LipB, with protein MAETVNQPDSGAWPWIDLGRMGYAEALGLQHRFVDALSLQEASADPKPLNLAGGIFLFLEHPPVFTLGKRGGTEFLNVAEDWLANQGIPVVATERGGFITYHGPGQLIVYPVVRLKSLRVSVRDLVDGLEAVMIRVLAYWGIDAGRNEANRGVWVGERKIGSIGIHVRKGVCFHGMALNVNTDLRPFGWIQPCGLSGVAMTSLKELTGSGIPMAEVLQQTVVAIEKVFHIRMQRIASLSGVLGKQS; from the coding sequence ATGGCCGAAACCGTGAACCAGCCGGATAGCGGCGCCTGGCCCTGGATCGATCTGGGCCGGATGGGCTACGCCGAAGCGCTCGGTCTGCAGCACCGGTTTGTCGATGCCCTGAGCCTGCAGGAAGCGAGCGCCGATCCGAAACCCCTGAACCTTGCCGGAGGAATTTTTCTCTTTCTCGAGCATCCGCCCGTATTCACCCTGGGAAAACGCGGGGGAACAGAATTTCTGAACGTCGCTGAGGATTGGCTGGCCAACCAGGGGATTCCGGTGGTCGCAACCGAGCGGGGGGGCTTCATCACCTATCACGGGCCGGGCCAGTTGATCGTCTATCCGGTCGTTCGGCTCAAGTCCCTGCGCGTTTCGGTGCGGGATCTGGTCGACGGGCTCGAGGCGGTCATGATCCGGGTTCTGGCGTACTGGGGCATCGATGCCGGACGAAATGAAGCGAACCGCGGGGTGTGGGTGGGCGAGCGGAAAATCGGCAGCATCGGCATCCATGTGCGCAAAGGCGTCTGCTTTCATGGCATGGCCCTGAACGTCAACACCGACCTGAGGCCGTTTGGCTGGATTCAACCCTGCGGCCTTTCAGGCGTTGCCATGACTTCCCTGAAAGAGCTGACCGGCTCGGGCATACCGATGGCCGAGGTCCTGCAGCAGACGGTCGTCGCCATCGAAAAGGTTTTTCATATCCGAATGCAACGGATCGCGTCGCTGTCGGGTGTTTTAGGCAAACAATCGTGA
- the gcvPB gene encoding aminomethyl-transferring glycine dehydrogenase subunit GcvPB, with product MKNETATSGLSLNEPLLWERGRKGRCGVDLPGDDVPQSPLPEEVRASGPPDIPDLAEIDVVRHYTRLSTWNFGVDTGMYPLGSCTMKYNPKTNERQAGLAGFCNAHPLLPENLSQGALRLMAKLQTDLCEITGMDAASLQPAAGAHGELAGMLILHAYFAGKGKQRHKIIIPDTAHGTNPASAALCGFRPVAVPSGPDGILLAETVRDVMDEDTAGIMLTNPNTLGLFEAHIPEISRIVHEKGGLVYADGANLNALMGIVRMGCIGVDVMHLNLHKTFSTPHGGGGPGAGPVLVKKFLDPFLPVPRVIRNDDGSLALSEDFPFSIGRLVGFFGHFLVWVRAYSYIRSLGPEGLKRASQLAVLNANYIRARLKDTYHLPYETPCLHECVFSDKDLTPYKVSTLDVAKRLMDHGFHPPTIYFPLVVHGSLMIEPTETESKEEIDRFVDAMINIAAEAKSNPDLLHAAPCRTRVTRLDEVEAARRPCLVG from the coding sequence ATGAAAAACGAAACCGCCACCAGCGGCCTTTCCCTCAATGAGCCCCTGCTCTGGGAGCGTGGCCGAAAGGGCCGATGCGGCGTCGATCTGCCCGGCGACGATGTTCCCCAAAGCCCTCTGCCGGAGGAGGTGCGCGCATCCGGCCCGCCCGACATCCCCGATCTGGCTGAAATCGATGTCGTGCGGCACTACACCCGTCTTTCCACCTGGAATTTCGGGGTCGATACGGGAATGTATCCGCTGGGCTCCTGCACCATGAAATACAACCCGAAAACCAACGAGCGGCAGGCCGGGCTTGCCGGTTTCTGCAACGCCCATCCCCTGCTTCCGGAAAACCTGTCTCAGGGTGCGCTGCGCCTGATGGCCAAGCTGCAGACCGATCTGTGTGAAATTACCGGAATGGATGCTGCCAGTCTCCAGCCTGCCGCGGGCGCGCACGGCGAGCTTGCCGGCATGCTGATCCTGCATGCGTACTTCGCCGGCAAAGGCAAGCAGCGCCACAAGATCATCATCCCCGACACGGCCCACGGCACCAACCCGGCAAGCGCCGCTTTGTGCGGCTTTCGGCCGGTTGCCGTGCCTTCCGGCCCGGATGGCATCCTGCTGGCCGAAACCGTGCGGGATGTCATGGACGAGGATACGGCAGGCATCATGCTCACCAATCCGAACACGCTCGGGCTCTTCGAGGCCCATATCCCCGAGATCAGCCGGATCGTTCACGAAAAAGGGGGTTTGGTGTACGCCGACGGCGCCAATCTCAATGCGCTCATGGGCATCGTCCGCATGGGATGCATCGGCGTGGATGTGATGCACCTGAACCTGCACAAAACCTTCTCCACCCCGCACGGCGGCGGCGGGCCCGGCGCTGGCCCCGTTCTCGTCAAGAAATTTCTGGACCCGTTCCTGCCCGTTCCCCGCGTCATCCGCAATGATGATGGCTCGCTGGCGCTTTCGGAAGATTTCCCCTTTTCCATCGGCCGTCTGGTCGGGTTCTTCGGCCACTTTCTGGTCTGGGTGCGTGCCTACAGCTATATCCGGAGTCTCGGTCCCGAAGGCCTCAAGCGGGCAAGCCAGTTGGCCGTCCTGAACGCCAATTACATCCGGGCCAGGCTGAAGGATACCTACCACCTGCCTTACGAAACGCCGTGCCTGCACGAATGCGTATTTTCGGACAAGGACCTGACACCGTACAAGGTCAGCACGCTCGATGTGGCCAAGCGTCTGATGGATCACGGCTTTCATCCGCCGACGATCTATTTCCCGCTGGTCGTTCACGGCAGCCTCATGATCGAGCCGACGGAAACCGAGTCCAAGGAAGAGATCGACCGTTTCGTGGATGCGATGATCAACATTGCGGCGGAGGCGAAGAGCAATCCGGACCTGCTGCATGCCGCCCCCTGCCGCACCCGGGTCACCCGGCTCGATGAGGTGGAGGCCGCCAGAAGGCCGTGTCTTGTGGGATGA
- the gcvPA gene encoding aminomethyl-transferring glycine dehydrogenase subunit GcvPA: MRYFPHTEEDIGRMLETIGAGSIDALFSGIPPDCRSDGAMHLAEPLCEWDLDRTMSDLAKENAVWPDLRLFVGAGRYSHQIPAVVPALATRSEFLTAYTPYQPEISQGTLQAIYEYQTLAARLMGVDVVTASHYDGATALAESLLMAIRKTGKSRVVVSRAIHPHFRQVIRTYLKPTGYPVTEAGFTNEGITDLSGIDLTDAAALAVQSPNFFGCIEPLSRFATAAHDAGALLVASFTEALSLGILKSPGSQGADIVAGEGQSFGLPMGFGGPGLGMLGARQDLVRTLPGRLIGKTKDRNGKPGFVLTLATREQHIRREKATSNICSNNGHCALTAAIYLASVGSAGLRSLARTNHNKAAYLAASLETIGMPRRFSAPFFNEFVIQAPPAFASIRQDLLQKGFLAGLPIERHYPELKNHYLFCATETLSRWDMDQLIAEVRP, encoded by the coding sequence ATGCGTTATTTCCCCCATACCGAAGAGGATATCGGCCGGATGCTCGAGACCATCGGCGCAGGCAGCATCGATGCGCTCTTCTCCGGCATCCCGCCCGACTGCAGAAGCGATGGTGCCATGCACCTGGCTGAGCCGCTCTGCGAATGGGACCTCGATCGCACCATGAGCGATCTGGCGAAAGAAAACGCCGTCTGGCCCGATCTGCGCCTTTTTGTCGGCGCAGGCCGCTATTCCCATCAAATCCCCGCAGTGGTTCCGGCGCTGGCCACTCGCAGCGAATTTCTCACTGCCTACACCCCCTACCAGCCCGAAATCAGCCAGGGAACCCTGCAGGCCATCTATGAATACCAGACGCTGGCGGCCCGGCTGATGGGAGTCGATGTCGTCACCGCATCCCACTACGACGGCGCCACAGCCCTGGCCGAATCGCTCCTGATGGCTATCCGCAAAACCGGAAAATCCAGGGTCGTTGTTTCCAGAGCCATCCATCCGCATTTCCGGCAGGTCATCCGCACCTATCTCAAGCCTACCGGATATCCGGTTACCGAAGCCGGATTCACGAACGAAGGCATAACGGATCTGTCAGGCATCGATTTAACCGATGCCGCGGCCCTGGCCGTCCAGAGCCCGAATTTCTTCGGGTGCATCGAGCCGCTCTCCCGCTTCGCAACCGCAGCCCACGATGCCGGGGCGCTGCTGGTCGCCTCGTTTACCGAAGCCCTTTCTCTTGGCATTCTGAAAAGCCCCGGATCGCAGGGCGCCGACATCGTCGCAGGAGAAGGCCAGAGTTTCGGCCTGCCGATGGGCTTCGGCGGCCCCGGGCTGGGCATGCTCGGCGCCCGACAGGATCTGGTGCGAACGCTGCCGGGCAGGCTGATCGGCAAAACGAAGGACAGAAACGGCAAACCCGGTTTCGTCTTGACCCTGGCCACCCGCGAACAGCACATCCGCCGGGAGAAGGCCACATCCAACATCTGCTCCAACAACGGGCACTGCGCCCTGACGGCAGCCATCTATCTGGCGAGCGTCGGATCGGCAGGCCTGCGCAGCCTTGCACGGACCAACCACAACAAGGCCGCATACCTGGCCGCCTCTCTGGAAACCATCGGCATGCCGCGAAGGTTCAGCGCTCCATTTTTCAACGAATTCGTCATCCAGGCACCGCCGGCCTTCGCATCGATCCGGCAGGACCTGCTTCAAAAAGGGTTTCTCGCCGGGCTTCCGATAGAAAGACATTACCCGGAGCTCAAGAATCACTACCTGTTCTGCGCCACCGAAACTCTCTCGCGCTGGGATATGGACCAATTGATTGCGGAGGTGCGCCCATGA
- the gcvH gene encoding glycine cleavage system protein GcvH, with product MKDISELRFPDTVHYATDHEWAKREADQAIVGISDYAQDQLGDVVYVELPKVGARFEKGDVFGTVESVKAVSELFSPLSGEVVAVNTTLENTPDLVNSDPYGEGWMMRIRCSQPAQFEEMMTSDAYLAMLKG from the coding sequence ATGAAAGACATTTCAGAACTTCGCTTTCCGGACACCGTTCACTACGCCACGGATCATGAATGGGCCAAACGCGAAGCGGACCAGGCCATCGTCGGCATATCCGATTATGCGCAGGACCAGTTGGGGGATGTGGTTTATGTGGAACTGCCCAAAGTCGGCGCCCGCTTCGAAAAAGGCGACGTTTTCGGCACGGTCGAATCCGTCAAGGCCGTATCGGAGCTTTTCTCCCCTCTCTCGGGCGAAGTCGTCGCCGTCAACACCACCCTCGAAAACACGCCCGATCTCGTCAATTCCGACCCGTACGGGGAAGGATGGATGATGCGCATCCGCTGCTCGCAGCCCGCACAGTTTGAAGAAATGATGACATCCGATGCCTATCTGGCCATGCTGAAAGGATAA
- a CDS encoding sensor histidine kinase translates to MADNIPETSLAYRSLKTQIGIAFLLLLIAPILIGIVAAISLHDKVLREKADIQIRSQMQQALQIHRELEREMVHLAQIYARRKVLFLLLPLRMGDKIGRELQQTCRSDGLDMLTVVDTHLQVVARAHAPDALNDFIPAKPFFQKVGMGDAVAFLETLSNAELDAEHVPKHLIPEFPLTNQALCLSAVAPIQPIAQEPPIGFVIIRRLLSLRQSPTRLIAHTLHVNSALFFRNKRIVTTLSPKFDPPFVPPSEDSLNQVMLSNETVVQSLFTENGHVTVLAPLANDSGEPVAVLMIQSPITALIQTRNRAWTVLVAVGVISGVLIFCLLKTIENRVISPIQRLRRSIDALPQHIGDTQTEALPVLHHNEIGELTRSFNRMAKTLRDTLDRLERENLRRKRSEEALLITVETMEQQIRERTSHIARINETLKAEIAERKRTEIQYQSSLEEKEVLLREIHHRVKNNLQIISSLLDMTRNRSSDPTVIEALTGARNKIYAMSLINTQLYQSDRFDNIDMQAFIQNLSSSIRALASPFRNIAYRIHAENVFLSITHANPIAIILNEILSNCLKHAFAENQPGIVDISMQQDKNQNVLVVSDNGKGMPADIEIASANTLGLKLVRNLVSLQLKGTLEIQGNPGTTVTITFPRVKAASSEIRS, encoded by the coding sequence ATGGCGGACAACATACCGGAAACCAGCTTGGCGTACAGAAGTCTGAAAACCCAGATCGGCATCGCTTTTCTGCTGTTGTTGATTGCACCGATTCTGATCGGTATCGTTGCCGCCATCTCGTTGCATGACAAAGTCCTTCGCGAAAAAGCCGATATCCAGATCCGCAGCCAGATGCAGCAAGCCCTGCAAATCCACAGGGAACTCGAACGGGAAATGGTCCATCTTGCCCAGATCTATGCCCGGCGCAAAGTCCTTTTCCTGCTGCTTCCGCTGCGGATGGGGGACAAGATCGGCAGAGAATTGCAGCAGACATGTCGATCCGACGGGCTCGACATGTTGACCGTTGTCGACACCCACCTTCAGGTGGTTGCCAGAGCCCATGCCCCTGATGCACTGAACGACTTCATCCCGGCGAAACCGTTCTTCCAGAAAGTGGGAATGGGAGATGCCGTAGCCTTCCTGGAAACGCTCAGCAATGCCGAACTGGATGCCGAACACGTTCCAAAGCATCTGATCCCGGAATTCCCGCTGACGAACCAGGCCCTGTGCCTGAGCGCCGTTGCCCCCATCCAGCCCATCGCTCAGGAACCCCCGATCGGGTTCGTGATCATCCGCCGGTTGCTGAGTCTGCGGCAGTCGCCCACACGGCTCATCGCCCATACGCTCCATGTCAACAGCGCCCTGTTCTTTCGGAACAAACGCATTGTCACCACCCTCTCCCCGAAATTCGATCCCCCTTTCGTTCCCCCTTCCGAAGATTCCCTGAATCAGGTGATGCTGAGCAATGAAACGGTTGTCCAGAGCCTGTTCACCGAAAACGGCCATGTCACGGTTCTGGCCCCCCTTGCCAACGATTCGGGAGAACCTGTAGCCGTTCTGATGATTCAATCGCCTATCACCGCGCTCATTCAGACAAGAAACCGGGCATGGACCGTCCTGGTGGCCGTTGGCGTCATATCGGGCGTGCTGATTTTCTGTCTGCTCAAAACCATCGAAAATCGCGTCATCTCCCCCATCCAGCGCCTGAGACGATCCATCGACGCGCTTCCGCAACACATCGGAGACACGCAAACCGAAGCGCTTCCAGTGCTTCACCACAACGAAATCGGGGAGCTGACCCGCTCCTTCAACCGGATGGCAAAGACCCTTCGGGACACGCTCGACCGGCTCGAACGTGAGAACCTGCGCCGGAAACGTTCGGAAGAAGCCCTGCTGATCACCGTCGAAACAATGGAGCAACAAATTCGGGAAAGAACCTCGCACATCGCGCGGATCAATGAGACGCTCAAAGCCGAGATTGCCGAACGCAAGCGCACCGAAATACAGTACCAATCCTCTCTGGAAGAAAAAGAAGTCCTGCTCAGGGAAATCCACCACCGGGTAAAGAACAACCTGCAGATTATCTCATCGCTTCTCGACATGACCAGGAACCGCTCGTCCGACCCAACGGTGATCGAAGCGTTGACAGGCGCCAGAAACAAGATTTACGCCATGTCGCTGATCAACACCCAGCTCTATCAGAGCGACCGATTCGACAACATCGACATGCAGGCGTTCATCCAAAACCTGAGCTCATCCATCCGCGCGCTGGCTTCCCCCTTTCGCAACATCGCCTACCGCATCCATGCAGAGAACGTTTTTCTGTCCATCACCCATGCCAACCCAATCGCCATCATTCTCAACGAAATCCTCTCGAACTGTCTCAAACACGCTTTTGCCGAAAACCAGCCGGGAATCGTTGACATATCGATGCAACAGGATAAGAATCAGAACGTCCTGGTCGTCTCGGACAACGGCAAAGGAATGCCGGCCGATATCGAAATCGCCTCCGCAAATACGCTGGGCCTGAAACTCGTGCGCAATCTCGTGTCCCTGCAACTGAAAGGCACCCTTGAAATCCAGGGAAACCCGGGAACGACCGTTACCATCACGTTTCCACGCGTGAAGGCCGCTTCCAGCGAAATCCGTTCCTGA
- a CDS encoding thiolase family protein, producing the protein MKEVVIVSGCRTAIGAFGGKLKDTNAAALAAVTMKEAVRRAGIDPAIIDDVRYGCCMNPEDALNVTRVGALLAGIPDSVTAVTINRVCISGMEAVISGMAMIQAGMADVILAGGVEHMSGVPFTVPKARWGCRLQDQVFVDALIHALHCGSHIIPHPEDGPVDAEKAPLSMFKGKPYIMGHTAEFIAQHLNISREEMDEVALRSHNLAEKATIDGLFREEIVPVELPQRKGPALIFDKDEHFRPGLTMADLQKLPAAFIPKIGKVTAGNSSGINDGSAGLVIMSADKARELGLQPIAKIKAIGRGACHPSVMGLSPVPAVQDLLKRSGMALKDFELIEVNEAFAAQYIGCERELGLDRSITNVRGSGIGLGHPVGATGARIIVTLMHTMKQTGKTMGLATLCGGGGVSMATAIEMI; encoded by the coding sequence ATGAAAGAGGTCGTCATTGTTTCAGGATGCCGAACGGCCATCGGGGCCTTCGGCGGAAAGTTGAAGGACACGAACGCCGCGGCGCTTGCCGCTGTCACCATGAAAGAAGCCGTGCGCCGCGCGGGAATCGATCCGGCCATCATCGATGATGTGCGCTACGGATGCTGCATGAACCCGGAAGACGCGCTGAACGTGACCCGTGTCGGGGCATTGCTCGCCGGCATTCCCGATTCCGTCACGGCCGTTACCATCAACCGCGTGTGCATCTCCGGAATGGAAGCCGTCATCTCCGGAATGGCCATGATTCAGGCTGGGATGGCCGATGTCATTCTGGCCGGCGGGGTCGAGCACATGTCCGGCGTTCCATTCACCGTTCCCAAAGCCAGATGGGGGTGCAGGCTGCAGGACCAGGTCTTTGTCGATGCGCTGATCCACGCCCTGCATTGCGGCTCTCATATCATTCCCCATCCCGAGGACGGCCCGGTAGATGCCGAAAAGGCGCCGCTGAGCATGTTCAAGGGGAAACCCTATATCATGGGGCACACGGCGGAATTCATCGCCCAGCACCTGAACATCAGCCGGGAAGAGATGGATGAAGTCGCCCTGCGAAGCCACAATCTCGCCGAAAAGGCGACCATCGACGGCCTGTTCAGAGAAGAAATCGTCCCCGTCGAATTGCCGCAGCGAAAAGGCCCTGCGCTCATCTTCGACAAAGACGAGCATTTCCGGCCGGGCCTCACCATGGCCGATCTGCAGAAACTGCCCGCCGCCTTCATTCCCAAAATCGGCAAAGTCACGGCCGGAAATTCGAGTGGAATCAATGACGGTTCCGCAGGGCTGGTCATCATGTCCGCTGACAAGGCCAGGGAACTGGGGCTGCAGCCGATTGCCAAAATCAAGGCCATCGGTCGGGGCGCCTGCCATCCCTCCGTCATGGGGCTCTCTCCGGTACCGGCCGTACAGGATCTGCTGAAACGCAGCGGCATGGCCTTGAAGGATTTCGAGCTGATCGAAGTGAACGAAGCCTTTGCCGCACAATACATCGGATGTGAGCGGGAGTTGGGGCTCGATCGGTCCATCACCAATGTCCGCGGCTCCGGGATCGGTCTGGGCCATCCGGTCGGCGCAACAGGCGCCCGGATCATCGTGACCCTGATGCACACCATGAAACAAACCGGTAAAACCATGGGACTGGCCACCCTGTGCGGCGGCGGCGGGGTCTCCATGGCTACCGCCATCGAAATGATCTAG